TACAACCACTTCCTGTTACCCCATTCATAAACACTAACGTTAAATACTTTAGCGCCTATTGACGATAGTATAGTATCTACTGACATGGGGAATTTTGTTAATAGTCCCGATGTCTACGCTTAACAGCAACTGGCTTTTTTAATTTGAAATATTATTTCTGGATTACATGAATGATAAGGGGCATATCAACACAGGTTTAGAAAGCAATGATTATTGACGTTTCTAAACGTTTACACGGAGCCAAATGTGGGCGAATGTAATGGCTGAAACCCCTACATACGGCTAGGCACTTGTCAGCAAGCAAGTTTGCCTGTGTAGTCTGATTATCAACGGTCTGTGCTGCATCTTACATGACCACTTCCTATATCTCTTTCAGGTATTTTGTCAAAGTGTCCTGGGGCTGGACTTTACTGCTGTTGACCCCATTCATCTTTCTAATACACTACAACGACAGCTTGACCTTTGCCCTCCGACGAATGAGCTCGTTGGTGGTGGCCACAGCCATTTGGTACACCTTCACCGAGACCTTCTTCTACATTGAAGATGCCACAGGTACATGCCACAGGGATCAAGTCCCTCATAAAGAATTCACCACAAAGTGGAGATGCAGGAGTGCTGGGGGTCAATGGGACGGCTATGACATCTCAGGACACTCGTTCATTCTCTCGTACTCTGCACTCATCATTGCTGAAGAAATGGCACCTATGGCTACCATGGAGAGGAATCGGAACATTGTCCTTGATCTGTTATATGTGTCCCTTAATGGAATAGTATTCATCTGGATATGGATGTTTATGTGTACCTCTGTGTATTTTCATAATTTCTGGCAGAACGGTCTCGGGACTGTTTTTGGAATTCTGGCATGGTTTGTCACATATCGGGTATGGTATCCAAAGCCCATATCGCCTGGTCTTCCACTTAAGCCCACAAAGCAGAGTTGACTTGCTTAAAATCAGCACTACTTAGTACTAGGCTAAACATCCTACTCTCGCACTGCTGTGTGGCTCTGCAACATTTGGCACCTtcaaaacattacatttaaaaacattgacattCTTCTGAGGGTCAGTGTTGACCGTTATTGCTATTTAAAGTTGTCTTTCCTTCAGAAAGGTCATTTTGGACAGGGGTCCAGGGTTGGTTTGCATGCAGTCCCTACTCCCTATGTGGCCGTAGGCAGCTGGTGTTCTTAATATGACTCTGAAGTAATCTGAGATCATTGCAGTGCATGGCGTTGACGCCTAGGCCTATCAGCTAGCTAGTGTTGTCTAGGGTTGGGGTCCATACcattacttcctgaattgaaaaaGGAATTCACCCAAacctgaaaaaataaataattataataataattcacCCCACTCTGGTGGTCACGGTGCAATTTTTGGTTTTAAGTTTTTGGcttcaaatgttttatttgtgtGGAAATATTTATTGTAGAGAAATGTATAAAGTAGCCTAATTGATAAACAAATTAATGGCAAATGTAGCGAACACTACATTTACAACAAGATACTGTAAGGCTTATCTGTAAGGTATTTTGAAGGTGGTTTGCCTACAATTTTTTTATTGTAACACAACCCTCCAAATAAAAAAGAGATCAGTTCTGGAGCTAGTTGTACAGATCGCCAGATTTCTCAAATGTCCAGCAGCTCTCAATCAGCATGGCTTTATTCATAAGGCCGAAATACAGTCAGCCAAAATTGTAGCCTAACTATTTCATTTTGTTATACAAATCATTAAGGATAACACAAAATTCTTCCCAGAACCAAAGGATTCTAATCATATCAATGCTACTACTAGCTTTAGGTGCATCTGTTTATTCTCAGCACTATCTAGGGACATGGAATATTGAGTATGAAGTGCAAGTACATTTATTGTGAAATTAATTGTATTTTAAGTAGATTGCATGACTGTGCACTCAAATAAACTTCTTAACAATGAGGATATTGTCTGTTTTGTTTGTATGTGAGAAAAAAAGAGTATAAAAGCATAGAGAAAATACATTACATTCAATTATAAGTGTTGAAATAACAGTTTATATTCTCCAATTTCTATTTTTCAATTTCAtaacacattttttgttgatgGCAACTGAATAAATTAAGGCGTATGAACAAACACAGTGCACTCTAAATAAATGCATGtttataaaaataagaaatactATTGTGTAATATGCCCACAAATAAGGACTAAGTGTACTCAACTTGATGAATTCATTGTCTCCAGATTTCTGTGAGCCATATGAATTACAGACCTTATTTGCAGGGATTCATTTTTCAGTTGTAAGAAGCAGATAATTATCAGTGACAATGGTGCTTGTTATAATGAAACATATACAAGCCTTGACAATGATAGGCTGGTTATGGAAAAGTGATTTCTCAATTGGTCTCTGACATTTCACCCAGACAGTGTTACAGTTTATGCATCAGTGAAAGTCCCAGGAGGAGCCACAATAGTGCAAGAAGAAAAAACAAAATGAAGTGGATTGTAGACACTTGTGTTAAACTACTGTATGGCTAATAATGAAAGACAATGTATGTATTAGTTGAGTGCTAGGCAAACTGTCAAATGTGTTACCTTGCTTACTTCTAACTTTAAAAACAGCTTCAACTTAAGATATTCAAACCTGTGCCATTTTATGTTATTGTTCTTATACAGGTGACTGCTGGAGTCAAATGTTCTTTCCATTATATAGATCTCCAAAGCTCAACATATTGTGAATCATTTTGTTTTTACAGTTCTTCTGcaccaaatattttttttgtcaccaacAAACAAAAAGGTGACGATGATTTGTAACTTCTCAACTTCCAGTTTTCAGACAAACTTGTAGGTCTGGTTTCCCAGACAAAGATTAAGCCTAAACCTTGTCCTAAACTACACAGTTATTTCAATTAAGATTTTCCGTTGagtatgctttttagtccaggactaggctttatCTGTGTCTAGGAAACCGGCCCCAAGTGTGTCTTGACAAGGAGAAGTAATAAAAGTGAAACCATTAGGTATGGCCGAATCcaaaaattgcaccctattccttacctagtgcactactttttaccagagccatatgggcccttgtcaacatgagtgcactacatagggaacagggtgcaatTTAGGACATAGATTTCCCACACAGCTGACACATTGCTAATGAAACAATGGTCATTGTCTTTGGTTCAGAATCCTCTTCCAACGCCCCATCTCAGTAGTAATCAGCCGTGCAGTCTGTTAACAACCATCTGCACAGTTACTCTGTTCACTCAAAGTGAATAAATCTCAGGTCTTTTCTCTTCCTCAAAACACCTTGAAAAGAAAAAGTATATTTCTCAGTTGTCTCTCTTGCCTTGACAAGGAGTGGACGGATGTTTAAGCAATTGAAATAGAGCTGAAGATCCAAGATTCCTCTGCTCTTCTCGTTTAATGCTCCCCTGTCTCCTCGATTCCCTCTGACATTTTGAAAAGGAGGGAGAGGACGTGAGGAAAGACTTGAGAAAGATATTCTGGTTCTGTGGAAAAACAGAACTGGAGCTTCCTGTATTGCATCTTGTCCTGTGTTTCTTTTTTACCCAGACCTCatttaaatataaataaatcCTTGTAATCATACAATGCAAACCCTGCTAACCTTCCACATTCGTCTGTGTACATGCTAGCACTCCTGAATAGAGGGGAACATTGTATAGTTCAGTCTGACTCCAGCGGGGGGTTTTATAGGAGGTTTATGTTGTAGAAGTTTAGGTTAAATGCCTAGTTATACCAGTCAtataacaaaataaacaaaaaggtTAGTTAGCTGAACTAAAACTCCTGGAATCAAAAAGATGTCAGCTATTCATGTGACTATTTAACTGAACAATG
The DNA window shown above is from Salmo salar chromosome ssa13, Ssal_v3.1, whole genome shotgun sequence and carries:
- the LOC106567094 gene encoding acyl-coenzyme A diphosphatase FITM2, with product MSRWTIPIPSFIGPPSAILVPSGNMAGVDIIVNKFVALWRIQFVRLKLPWIFLGLSMVGSFVKSTQLVPETYFSNSRNVLNMYFVKVSWGWTLLLLTPFIFLIHYNDSLTFALRRMSSLVVATAIWYTFTETFFYIEDATGTCHRDQVPHKEFTTKWRCRSAGGQWDGYDISGHSFILSYSALIIAEEMAPMATMERNRNIVLDLLYVSLNGIVFIWIWMFMCTSVYFHNFWQNGLGTVFGILAWFVTYRVWYPKPISPGLPLKPTKQS